CCAAACCGTTATTGCTTATTCCCCTTATTTCCATTCCCTTCGTGTTAAGTTGGTGGATTCACATTTGAAGTGCAACAATTGCTCTAAAAATACTTCAGACGGTGTTTGAAAGTCCAGACATTTTCTCGGAGTATTATTATAGATTCTCA
The sequence above is a segment of the candidate division Zixibacteria bacterium HGW-Zixibacteria-1 genome. Coding sequences within it:
- a CDS encoding IS30 family transposase codes for the protein RIYNNTPRKCLDFQTPSEVFLEQLLHFKCESTNLTRREWK